One Paraburkholderia kururiensis DNA window includes the following coding sequences:
- a CDS encoding YhjD/YihY/BrkB family envelope integrity protein codes for MDTLSPDRIQSAARKEASWAIGAFKKFSDDRCTSLAASIAFYSAFSLAPTLVMVIAVAGWFFGTDTARSELFDQVRMVLGNDASAAITTIVENAHRSKNAGNVAALISFSMLAIGASATFSSLNTALNIVWPPPPGARPSTVLALVRVRLISFSLVLGVAFLLIVSLVLDTAITFVGEMLGAASPYVVIGDLLQLGVGLLVLAVAFAALLKFLPDAPVRWRDAIVGGAVAAVLFTAGKKLFALYLAHAGMASAFGAAGSLAVLLMWLYFSAAVLLLGAEFAAARGRLHDPRGAWGSQDNVPPGSRAKLASVLAASTVAGSVRRSDGGAPRAVDGVTRAAAAAGGRGETKEWGVRAARTSLATQTAHGADHGARPTPLYTKDNKARFAVRVVRVGRTAIGMERKATRAAADAIVQSGRAAAAANRYVKRHPWTSVLLATGAALFMTAARSRLAGGERRVDNKPAPSNRRHGDDAEAAWPRKR; via the coding sequence ATGGACACGCTTTCCCCGGACCGGATTCAGTCCGCCGCGCGCAAAGAAGCCTCGTGGGCAATCGGCGCGTTCAAAAAGTTCTCCGACGATCGCTGCACTTCGCTTGCGGCGAGCATCGCGTTCTACTCGGCCTTTTCGCTCGCGCCCACCCTCGTGATGGTGATTGCGGTGGCAGGCTGGTTCTTCGGTACCGACACCGCACGCAGCGAGCTCTTCGACCAGGTGCGCATGGTGCTCGGCAACGATGCGTCCGCGGCCATCACGACCATCGTCGAGAACGCCCATCGCAGCAAGAACGCGGGCAACGTGGCGGCCCTCATCTCGTTCTCGATGCTCGCCATCGGCGCCTCGGCGACCTTCTCGTCGCTCAATACGGCGCTCAACATCGTGTGGCCGCCGCCCCCCGGTGCGCGACCCTCGACAGTGCTCGCCCTCGTGCGCGTGCGGCTCATCTCGTTCAGTCTCGTGCTGGGCGTCGCGTTTCTGCTGATCGTCTCGCTCGTGCTCGATACCGCCATTACGTTCGTCGGCGAGATGCTGGGGGCGGCTTCACCCTACGTCGTGATCGGCGATCTGTTGCAGCTCGGCGTGGGGCTGCTGGTGCTCGCCGTCGCCTTCGCCGCGCTGCTCAAGTTTCTGCCCGATGCGCCGGTGCGCTGGCGCGATGCGATTGTGGGCGGTGCGGTAGCGGCCGTGCTGTTCACGGCGGGCAAGAAGCTCTTTGCGCTGTACCTCGCGCACGCCGGCATGGCGAGCGCATTCGGCGCGGCCGGGTCGCTGGCGGTGCTGCTCATGTGGCTGTACTTCTCGGCGGCTGTGTTGCTGCTCGGCGCCGAATTCGCGGCGGCACGCGGACGGCTGCACGATCCGCGCGGCGCCTGGGGCAGCCAGGACAACGTGCCGCCGGGAAGCCGGGCCAAGCTGGCGTCGGTGCTCGCGGCATCCACGGTTGCCGGGAGCGTGCGAAGGTCGGATGGGGGTGCGCCGCGGGCGGTGGACGGGGTGACGAGGGCAGCAGCGGCAGCCGGGGGACGTGGGGAAACGAAGGAGTGGGGCGTGCGTGCTGCACGGACCAGTCTAGCCACTCAGACTGCCCATGGCGCCGACCACGGCGCGCGTCCCACCCCGCTATATACGAAGGACAACAAAGCGCGCTTCGCGGTGCGCGTAGTGCGGGTGGGCCGCACGGCAATCGGCATGGAGCGCAAAGCGACGCGAGCGGCGGCCGACGCCATCGTTCAATCGGGCCGCGCCGCTGCAGCGGCAAATCGGTATGTGAAGCGGCACCCCTGGACGTCGGTCCTGCTTGCCACGGGGGCCGCGCTGTTCATGACAGCG